TTCTAAAGATATTTCTTGCCAAACTTCAGCTAGAGTCAGATCTAAAACCAAATCTAATTTAACCTCAAAACGATAGACAAGGCGACGGTAAGTCTTAGTCGCTAAACTAGGTGTCCGGTCAACCTTAAAGTGTCTTGCATATTCTGCTAAAGCTACATTTTTTTCTTTAGCTAAATATAAGGTTGGTTCACCTGCTATATTCCATCTATTTTCGTTACTTACGCCGCAGTAGCTAAAATCATAGATATTGAAAGGTTTTGGGCTATCTGGTATATGTCGGACTGCAAATCCTCTCCAGGGTCGAATATAATTCAGGAGAGACATCAATTAAAAGCCCGTACCTTCCAAGTCAGAGGCTAAGGCACTCAAAACGGGTTCGTAATCCCCTAATTGGAGCAAATCAAAGGCGCACCGTCCGGCGAAAATAGGTAGCGGAGTAGAAAGAAATTCCTTAAGTCCTTCAGGAGTGTAAATCATTGCTCCTAAATCTTTAATTTCTTTCAGCTTGGCTAATCGCATCAGAACTGCTGAATCTTTTGGCAGTGTGTTGTTTGTTTCCCATCGGTTAACAGTTTTAGAACTGACTCTAAGTACATTACTTAGGCGTTCTTGAGAAAGTCCTAATCCTTTTCTAATTTCTACAGGAGCTAATTTTTTGTTGCTTTCTTTGAGAGCAGACATGACTTTTGTTTGGAAAACTACTATACAATCATTATCGCTTATTGTTTAGACTTTTGTCTAGACATTTATCTGAGGTTAAGTGTTGAGAAAACGTCAAATAACTTCTGATGCGTACTGCTATTGCTATAATATTTGGTAAATATTTGTAACGATTTCAAGAACGTCCTC
This genomic stretch from Gloeocapsa sp. DLM2.Bin57 harbors:
- a CDS encoding RES domain-containing protein, whose translation is MSLLNYIRPWRGFAVRHIPDSPKPFNIYDFSYCGVSNENRWNIAGEPTLYLAKEKNVALAEYARHFKVDRTPSLATKTYRRLVYRFEVKLDLVLDLTLAEVWQEISLEKAPECFSEKTYARATANFIRNTTIAQAIIVPSLAFLDNLEQWCLVLFLEKLPRDVSEFLPSVEPDGFFQVS
- a CDS encoding helix-turn-helix domain-containing protein, whose translation is MSALKESNKKLAPVEIRKGLGLSQERLSNVLRVSSKTVNRWETNNTLPKDSAVLMRLAKLKEIKDLGAMIYTPEGLKEFLSTPLPIFAGRCAFDLLQLGDYEPVLSALASDLEGTGF